A region from the Hydra vulgaris chromosome 08, alternate assembly HydraT2T_AEP genome encodes:
- the LOC136083069 gene encoding uncharacterized protein LOC136083069, translated as MICNAWDKNPEVRKDIDKILKTLNKDRRSKQAIKPKQEAKNYPLNERRQSENLDSSKKVNAYIFLSYLITLLKNSKIKLVRDFVKQRIVFLFVKVITEKDTLLKMKKQKSFIQNSVRNDMRRLSHLYSHFKNYDVKPIYCNAADMFLRQNFSSLKLAIEVYTDTYSENQKSGLKAALYYLISSSAKKCIGNFLAQDNDDSAKSISDFLVLLQLRKEEIFGDATYDLNERRNISLKKPSKLPIESDVQMIRDYSISIIKKYKEDNFVLWDLHAYVELRDAACTRLVLFNGRRGGEPARLLLREWFETAKDAWLDKQRAEDLTEINETNMKITYQSGKGSNHLVPVLIAEDTIRAMEILSDPVVRSNVGVLESNVYVFPSCQSSEKHCSGWHSLTNVCDKLPLINKSRLTGTTNRHRLSTLMAAINLSDLEKSLVFKNAGHSKNINENIYQAPAAHQQILSTGKHLLLLSMQNLIYNTLKVSLCFYIKKIVDPNGGDPEKGCKFENEATDHLHEKPLKSQHLSKEIRNSNVELNKSPAQKLEERMYTQWLTEQEEQLEEMFGEFIRDKNFGWPSN; from the exons atgatttgcaATGCCTGGGACAAAAATCCAGAAGTCAGAAAAGATATTGATAAG attttaaaaacCCTAAATAAAGATAGAAGAAGCAAACAAGCAATAAAACCAAAACAAGAAGCAAAAAACTATCCACTCAACGAACGTAGGCag tcTGAAAATTTGGATTCATCAAAGAAAGTAaatgcttatatatttttaagttacttgattactcttttaaaaaacagcaaaataaaattagtacgcgattttgtaaaacaaagaa ttgtgtttttgtttgttaaagttatCACAGAAAAAGACACGCTGCTTAAAATGAAAAAGCAGAAAAGTTTCATTCAAAATTCTGTTCGAAATGATATGAGACGATTAAGCCATCTATACtcgcattttaaaaattacgatGTAAAACCAATTTATTGCAATGCAGCCGATATGTTTCTTCGACAAAATTTTAGTTCTTTGAAGCTTGCAATTGAAGTATATACAGATACGTATtctgaaaatcaaaaatcagGGTTAAAAGCTgccttatattatttaatttctagCAGTGCAAAAAAATGTATCGGAAACTTTTTGGCTCAAGATAATGATGATTCAGCTAAATCAATATCTGATTTTTTAGTACTTCTACAACTTCGTAAAGAAGAAATATTTGGGGATGCAACATATGATTTAAATGAACGCAGAAACATTAGTTTAAAGAAACCATCAAAATTACCAATTGAATCAGATGTTCAAATGATACGTGATTATTCCatatctattataaaaaagtacaaagaGGATAACTTTGTCTTATGGGATCTTCACGCTTACGTTGAACTGCGTGATGCTGCATGTACAAGGcttgttttatttaatggtaGACGAGGCGGTGAGCCTGCCCGTCTTTTGTTACGCGAGTGGTTTGAAACAGCAAAGGATGCATGGTTAGATAAACAACGTGCTGAAGATTTAACAGAGATAAATGAAACAAACATGAAAATAACTTACCAAAGTGGCAAAGGTTCAAATCATCTTGTCCCTGTTTTAATTGCCGAAGATACTATCCGTGCTATGGAAATTTTATCCGATCCAGTTGTTAGAAGCAATGTGGGAGTTCTGGAATCAAATGTTTACGTGTTTCCTAGTTGTCAAAGTTCAGAAAAGCATTGTTCAGGCTGGCATAGCTTAACTAATGTTTGTGATAAACTGCCTCTTATAAATAAGTCTAGATTAACTGGTACAACAAATAGACATAGATTAAGCACGCTTATGGCTGCAATAAACCTTAgtgatttagaaaaaagtttagtttttaaaaatgctggtcatagcaaaaatataaatgaaaatatttatcaagCACCAGCCGCCCACCAACAAATTTTGTCTACAGGAAAACACTTGTTGTTGTTATCGATGCAG aatttaatatataatactttaaaagtaagtttatgtttttacattaaaaaaatag taGATCCCAATGGAGGTGATCCTGAAAAAGGATGCAAATTTGAAAATGAGGCAACTGATCATTTACATG aaaaacctttaaaaagtcAGCATCTGTCAAAAGAAATTCGAAATTCAAATGTTGAACTGAATAAATCTCCTGCTCAAAAATTAGAAG AGAGAATGTATACTCAGTGGTTAACAGAACAAGAAGAACAATTGGAAGAAATGTTTGGAGAATTTATCAGAGATAAAAACTTTGGATGGCCtagtaattaa
- the LOC136083068 gene encoding probable serine/threonine-protein kinase DDB_G0272254 translates to MATFSLKSLSELENKVKDFSIDIPLIFCTKIGEGTSASICKYELKGDPVAVKIFKHSLSKKKTLQVADKLRKLVCPHLVVFRGYSLRPSALIFDFCGVNVGDECVNNVSQMIKIFNDNDHYVLNERLDIIKQATLGLKTLHHFGIVHRDFKPSNLLVTGTLNKLCVKLTGFDDLSLIQETIHATLTNKPFLLGMTLAYTAPEICKQEVKSPSFKSDIYSWSMPAYEVLSGYESPWVKIIPILNDSLLIEIK, encoded by the coding sequence ATGGCTACGTTCTCTTTAAAATCATTGTCAGAActagaaaataaagtaaaagatttttcaatagATATTCCACtgattttttgtacaaaaatagGTGAAGGGACATCTGCATCTATTTGTAAATATGAGCTAAAAGGTGATCCGGTGGCtgtaaaaatctttaaacattctttaTCTAAGAAGAAAACACTTCAGGTTGCAGATAAACTACGCAAACTAGTTTGCCCTCACCTCGTAGTGTTTAGAGGATACTCATTGCGACCATCAGCTTTAATATTTGACTTCTGCGGAGTAAATGTTGGAGATGAATGTGTAAACAATGTATcccaaatgataaaaatttttaatgacaatgATCATTATGTATTAAACGAGAGATTAGACATTATCAAACAAGCTACCTtaggtttaaaaactttacatcaTTTTGGAATTGTACACAGAGACTTTAAACCATCTAATCTTTTGGTCACTGGAACTTTAAACAAACTATGCGTCAAATTAACTGGTTTTGATGACCTATCTTTAATACAAGAAACTATTCATGCCACCCTGacaaataaaccttttttattagGAATGACTTTAGCTTATACAGCACCTGAAATCTGCAAACAAGAAGTTAAATCTCCATCTTTTAAGTCAGACATTTATTCCTGGTCAATGCCAGCTTACGAAGTTCTTTCTGGATATGAAAGCCCTTGGGTAAAAATAATACCTATACTCAATGATTCTCTCCtaatagaaattaaataa